The DNA sequence TGCTTACTGATctctgtatttcaaaataaatatactcactttattctttttcacagcAGCATAATTGGTATGTACCATAACTTATTAATCACACCTTTATTGATTGAGTCTCAGTTATTCATTTTTGTTGCTGCCGCCATCATAAGCAACAGTGGGGTCAACATCCTTGTACTTATATTTTTGCAAAGACATGCAAGTGTCATTATAGAAAACTTTTTGAAGTGGAATTAATTGCTGGGTCAACactttcagtttattcattttcataaatttcaCCAAACCGTCCTCCCAAAATAtagtatcaatttatattcctaccaaaaGGATGCCAGAGCTCCTGATTCACACAACTTCACCAAGCTAATACGTTACCAAACTTTTAAATCTTTACTTAAATCTTTATTCttcaataggttaaaaaaaagatacctcattattgttttaacttGTTTGACCTAATTATTAGTGAGGTCCGCCTCTTTGTATACGATATTTGATTTTGGCCAATGTATACTTTTGCCCATTCTGGGATCGATTCAGATCTTTTCTCATGGTGCTCTGAGTCCTCAGAAAATTCATCACACAGTGGGCCACGGGCTCTTTTCTGCCTCAAGTCCAAACAAACCCCAGCACCATTTCTACTCCTACAGATGACGTCCAGGACAGCAGCAAAGGGTCACTTCTATGTCAGGCTGGCCACTTCTCTGGCACTTCCACCAGATATGGGGCCAAGGGTGCCTCTACTCTCTGACCCCAAACTTAAAGTGGGGAAGGGTCGGGGGAGTTCtctgccggtccagtggttaggactcggcactttcactgccatggcccgggtttaatccctggttggggaactaagatcccagaagccgagtggtacggccaaaaaaaacaaagggaaagggTCGTAGCATCACCCCAAGCGGAGCAAGGCAGCAGAGGCGTGGAGGACACAGCGCTGCCCGCCCCTCTCCTCAATAGCCCACttgctcccctgccctccccggcCCACCCCCAGTTTTGAGGCCCTTATCTGGCCTGGGCAGAGAAGATGAGAGCCGGATTCAGTCAGTGGTCCTGCTGCAAGCAGTTTGTTGAACAAATAGAACTGGTGACATTATCCAgtacagctttgcttttcttttcccatcCCTTTAAACTTTAGCCCatgcttcttcttctccttctccaggaAAACTATTTGCAAATCCCTTGGGGATTCTGTGTTGTCTCTTTATTTATATGTGCaggaatatatatattcccaGCGTCACTCTGAGTGACCCATGCCATCTCTTTTCAGTCCTCAGCACGTCCAGTCCTGGTGAGGGTCAAACTCCacgcccagcccctgcctgggctGCTGGGGGCTGAAAGCCAGGTGCAGGGAAGGAGGCATGGCCCTCCCCCCGTGCCCCCCACTCACTCCTCTGACTTCCTCGCTCCCTGGAACAGTAGCAGCTCGGGCAGGAGGAGACACGAGGGGAGAAAACAGTACTTCCTGGCCTGGGTGGCTTCACGCCCTCAAGACCTGTTTCAAGCTGGCATTCCCGAGCGAGAAAACAGGTGATGGAAGTGTCCTCTTTCTTTGGGGGCCCCTTCAGGGCTCCTGCCGAGCCCCTCCCTGGAGCCCAGAGGATACAGCTCCATCGGAGTGGGCCCAGCGCCCCCTCCCCGGGCCTCCTTGGCTGAGGCcttctcaccctctccagcaccctGGGTGGGCAGGCCAGGCCCAAGGCGGTGAGTCAACATTTTCCCACCCTCTACACTCCCCAGGGGGGGCGAAGGCAGCCACAGTGGGCTTCGTGGTCTCAGAAGCCTGAGGCGGGGTCCTCTGTGCCTCTAACCCCCAGGGAGATTGAGGCGAGGGGGCAGCTTCAAGGATAAACAAAGCTGGACAGAAATTAAAGCGGTAACAATGATTTTATTCGGTAACCACTGCAGCTGGGGAGAGAGCTGAGCTCCAGCCGTATTTGCACAGAGGTCACTGGCATTTTAAAGGGAGGctgagggagtgggaaggggaagcaAAGTGGGGGCTTGAGCAGAGTTGGGGAAGTGAACCTTTACAGAAGGCGAGCAGAGGTGGGTCAGTGTGAAGGCATCAGGCCATCTGTGTCTGTTCACTGGTGCTTACGCTTATGGAAGTTAGGCTTCTACCCTCCCAAAGAGATGGGGGACAAGCCTTCTACTTCCTGATGAGTACATTTCAAAGGAATGGCTTTCAGGTCTTTGAGAAAGTTTCTCCTGGGTTGTAAGAGATACAAATATTTCTCAAAcggactgaggaaatatttacaGCTGTAAGTTTAGTAGCATTTTACTCAGTGTTCTAAGAATGGGAGGTCAGGGACCTACGTCAGGTGTTGGGtagaacaaatggtaaaattCTTTCGGCAGCCTTGACCTTTTCCAGACAGGAACTGCAAGGGGGACTAGGTCATCGCAGGGACCTAACCTTAGGCCACTAGAAGTCATGGCGGAGTTTGGTCACATCTCTTAGTGCAGGTGTTTGGATGAAGTTTAGATGAAGTTGTTTATACTAAAAGTTTCTGTAGTTCTCAGCAGGCCATCCCACCAGGAACAGCATAAGGTATAAAGCACAGCTTGCTCCAAATACCTCCTCCACACAAGATGCTTTTTTATCCCTTTCTTGTGTCCTTGACCCCACTGACGGGTCTGGGTGTCACTCTCTTTGTACATATAAGGGGGAGGGCCTCTCTCAGACACACATCCTTCTTCTGTATCAGCTTACTAGTGTCTCAGTGGAAATGACAGCAGACAGAGACCAACTCCAACATCCTGTTAGCCAAACCTGTGGTTTATACCAAGAATTGGGGCATTGGGAGCCCAAaagccaaaactataaaaatcagcCTCCTTTGCTTCTCTATTTTGGTGGTAGCCTCCCACCAAAGACAGGGTCTTATTTGAAATGGGGGAAACAGAGCTTACAGAGAAAGGAATAAGCACACCTATATCAATACACCGTGTATCATTTCAACATGGGTTTTTTGCATACCGAGCACCCAGCCCAGTATCTGGCCCAGAGGAAATGTTCAAaaagtgagtgaatgaacgaatgcatgaatgaatgggcCCTATTTCTGAGTAAGGCAATCATTATGTAGTACTTCCTATGGCTGCAATGCAATGAATTGTCCGATCTCTCAATaggttagttttattttaaaatagcatttaagatttgatttataagaataaatgtttaacatataacattttgaaaatatgaaaacgCACAAATTAGGAAGTAAAGTCACTTGTAATCTCAGAACtcatcactgttaacattttatatgcatatataaacatatattatgtatattatttaaaaacaaaaataaactaaattatatGATATGAAATCCATACAGCCCCAAAATGGTACATCCTCCATGGATgctattgccttttttttaagcACAACTTTGCTCAAGTTTGCTGTTGTGTTTCACTTTGACTCACAGGTCCTACGCTAGTCAGCTTTTGCCACAATAATGCTGCATAAgaacaacaacgacaaaaaaaaaaacaggtgggacttccttggcactccagtggttaagactccatgcttccactgcagggggcatgggttcaatccttggtgggggaactaacatcctacatgctgtgcagccaaaatataaaaataaaaataaattaaaaacaggtgGCAATATCAGTGAACATCTGGTTCTCACTCCCATGTCTGCAGGAGCAGGTCTGCTAGTCACAACTGCACTTGGCTGGGCTTGGCTCCAGGCCATAGGTCTGGTTCAGGTTGGCTTCACATGTCTCTAAATTTCAAGCCTTTGCTTGATTCATATCCACatacatcccattggccaaagcaagtcacttgGCCAAGCCCAACATCAGTAGGGCAAAGAAATATATTATGCCTTTGGTGGGATTCACTGTAAAGTTACATGAAACAGGCAGTCACATGGGAAGGATATGGGGAAAGGAGAAGAACTGGAAACAATAATCCAGTCTACCCCAGGCCTAAACATCCTTCTTTCTATCATTCCTTGTAGTTAGGTCTAGGATATTCATAGATCTTCTGTAATGTTTCATTATGTTAAACAACAAActataacatttatttagtataaGCATGAAAGACACATTCTGAATGCACTAAAGACTGGTAATTTCTCTTAAAACAGGAAGTTTGAATTCTCCACAATCTATAGTAATGTACTCATTTTCTTTAGTCTATTTATTACATTCCTTTGATTTGAATGCTCCATTGAACTTTTGTCTATATTTCCATGTGTGTCACTTAACTCAGGAATCCACCTTTCTCCGGGTTTTAGTAGAACCCTATAGGGATAGTGCTTTCCCATTCTATAGCTGAAATCTTTCTACCATATTCTCTCagggaaaattaatatttttggtatattaaaacatttttatatttctaaaatatctctAACTTTCTTACATTAAAATATCCCTACATCTATTTATTATAAACTTCTGTCCTTAAGCATATAatgtaaaatacttattttttaataaaatggataaGAAATAGCCCTATCATAATAAATCACCTCGTATTGTTTTAGAATTTGGAGGTCAACTGTTTTCAATCTCTAAGTCTGcccaaaaaaatcacataaaccAATTAAAATCCTTTCAACAATGGTGTCATTACCATCACAATTGATGCTTTCCGCCATTTTCCTCGTGCAGTAACTAGGTGTTTTGATCCATATCACTTAAAATACGCAggtggtttcattttcttctttctaaccaGAGACGTGATAAAATGTGTACAAAGCCCCAATGAATACGTCCTTTTTAAGGCCTAAATTACTTCTTGATAGAATGGGCAGGAGAGGAAGCATTGTTAACTCTTTTATGCTGTTAGGAGAGCATATAGTGTGACCCCCAGCTGGGGGTTATGGTGCCCTCATCTGGAGGGGATTTGGTTAGTGTGGGGGGCATGTTTAGTTGTCACAGTAACTGGAGtctgctactggcatttagtgccTAGGGGTCAGGAATGTAAGTTCTTATATCGCACAGAACCATCTCACCCTACAGAGAGGTGTCCAATTCAAAATACCAGTTGTGCCTTGTGTTGATATACTGACTTAGTGGAGTATGGCCTGTATTAGGACTTTTAGTTGCAAACAACAGAATAACTTAGCTAGTTTAAGTGGAAAAGGAACTTTACATTAAAGGATATTTGGTAGCTCACAGAATCCCCAGAAGGTCCAGAGAATCAGGTTGGGTGGCCAAGTAGCAGGAAAAATGCCTCATGTCACTGCCAGATGCTCCAGGGAAATGCCATTGCCACCACCCTCTGCCAGCACGTACCACCTACACAGGTCATGGGATCCCCCAGATAGCACCTTTGCCACTGTAGTTTCTGAGACCTGGGTCTCCCTCCACCATCTTCACCAGAATGGATTGATTTCATGCAAGGTCTCCCTCTTGCTTGGTGGAACCCAGATCACGTTTGAACCCCAGTgacaaaggaggctgagaaggtgAGTTCCTGGCCTCTACTGCGGGTCTCTACCCAGGGAAGCAGGGCTCACAGGGTAGGAGGTACCCCAAACACAGGAAGGGTGTTCAAAAGATGCTGAGCAGTCACTAACTGTGACAAATGTCCAGAAAATCATCAAAAGCGCTCATCTCATTTCCCTCCATAAAGACACTTCCCAAGCATGGACCTGATAAAAACAGCCTCCAAAATTGTCTTATAGCatcttaaaaagatatatttagtCTCTTCCACTGTTgcattttcattctattttccctACCTCAATTAGCATATCAGATATTTTTTGGATTGCTGCTTACATATCACTGCTGTTTCTTTCCTCAGCActgtaattcctttttttaaaaattgattgattgattgattgattttggctgcactgggtcttagttgcagcactcgggatcttcgctgtggcatgcaggatctcttggttgtggcatgcagacttcttaactgtcgcatgcgggatctagttccccgacctggtatcgaaccggggccccctgcattgggagcatggagtcttacccactggaccaccagtgaagtcccagcATGGTAATTCCTGTTCAGCTCTACGACTCTTATTTCTTTGTCCTCTCACCTCCTACAACTTTATATATCTCACATgagcatttacaaaaaaaaaaattcttttaattacGGGGTAAGATAACATgtatgtggttttaaaaaagcacaaagaagtaCAGTGCACTTTGGTTCAAAGACATAACCATGGTGACTTTGTGTCCATGTGGTTTTTGGAAGGAAGTGTGGGGAGTAACCAGAAGTGTTGTATCCATTTGCTATATGACTACTTAAGAACAAGAGCTCCATATACCATATAGCAGCTTAAGCGGACAGGACTGTAAACAAATGGGTCAAAGAATTTTACACGTAAATATATAGGGCAGTGCCATAGAACAGTGGCTTTTCAGAAGTCACTTGAACCACTAAAGGGAAAGCAACATAAGTTTCCCAGAAACAATGAATCGatttctcagttttattattCCTATCTTTGATGCTATAACAGAACTTCATGGCCTTCCAATGAGTAACTAATTGTGGACTACACAGGGGAATAAGTATtgcagtttacattttaaaattatcccaAATTGCCTGAATTTATCAGTTACATTTAATGAATGCAAATAAGTAGTTTTGAGGATATCATACTAGAGCTGATAATAGCACCTTCCGTCAGCTCTCAAATTACCTTATAAACAAGCTTTCTTATCCCCAAAATAGTGATCCAGGAAAGAAATGCTCTAGCTagtatcagaattttaaattcacTGACTCAGAGTGGGTTGCTCTAATATTCATTTTTACTGTGAATGAATAATCCAGGGGTTTGTCTTGTTAAGAATGTGTACTGCCATCAAACTCACGTAGGgacttggaaacttttttttaaagtacactgggtttatttattttttatatgactAGCTGGAAAACCTGTTATTCAGGAAGGCACCCACAATTTATTCAATGATAAAACTGTTATttgaaagtgatgaaaataaTGGATGATGATAggttatccattcatcaatttaGGTTTGGAGATACTAtaggtttattttctttgattatataatgaaataaattcttaatttgtTACATAATCTGATAGCTAGTTTATGAACTGATGATCAAGTATAGAGGTGCAAACATACCTTATTAGTCTTATGTCTGAAATAACATCTAGAGTGTGAAGTCAAAACTACTGTAATTACCTCCCTACGGGAACATCTGGCTGCTGGGATGACCAGGTAGAAGCACATTTGGGATTTTGGAGTGAATAGTTTGAATCTTAAGTATGTTCTAGATAGAAATCCAGTACATCTCAAAGGCTTATAGTTAGTTTAGACTGAAAAGTAGGTTAATACAATAACGATCTAGGATGCTATAAATGGGACCAAGTTCAAAGCTGGCAGAATCTTGCCCTGCTGttgaaaatgttacttttttgaCATCccttaaaatattcatatagGATCTACTATTTTACCAGTGACTGAAAATGTTGGAATCTGGTTATACATGTAAATACGTGTCACTAGGTTTCCCTATGTGACGTCGACAGAGCCTTCTAGAATtctgagtctcttgtagacaacagaTGCACTAGAGCAGCCCAGTCAAGAAGGCCCCAAACATGGGTAGCTGTCCCGGCCATGGCATCCGCAGGACTAGCATCGAAGTATAGTCACAAAGAGTCTAGGGTCCTTGGAAATCACCTGGCCAAATCACCTGGCACCACACTGTTTCAATACAAAAAAGTGAATTGGTTTGTTCAGAATCATCGTCAGTGGTGGGCCCAGGTCCCCCTCCTGGACCAAACCAATGCTCTCTCACCAACCACACAGCCTCCCTGTCAGACACTAGCCTACATAACATACTATACCAACTTAGGACAACGTAGTCTGTCTATGTGACCCAACGAGCAATTATTCTATGACTTTGACTAATGGGGAAAAAgtcatttcatatatttctgatcCCAAACTTTGATTTTTgcaaattaatgttttaattagattttttaaatggaaacaagAAGATTTATCTTACTGTACACTTTCCATTGTCTTTGTAAACCTGCTTAAATGAAGATTTCACTGATAAAAACTGGAATCTTTAATCCCTAAATTaaatatctgggtttttttttttccagttccgTCATATCAGCTGACCACTCTCCTACGTTCATAGAACTTCAGGGCTGCAAGGGAGCTGGTTTAGTCAAAAGAAAGTGACTTTCCCTTTGTTCCACATCCTTAACTTGTGAAATGATTTGTACTCGGTGGAGAGAGGAACTGCCGCATTGTGGAAAGAGCGTGGCTTTGAAGTAGAATAGACGCAAGTTTAAATTTAGCCCTACCTTTTATTAGCTTTATAAATCGCCATTTAACCACTTAGAGCCCCAGTTTCCTAGTTTCCTAATCTCTAAAACAGAACCAGTAACTTCCTAACAGGGTCACTGAAGGGAAGAAATGTAATAATGTGCCAAAATCACCTCGCTCACAGCCAGGTATTTAACAAATGGGAGGTATGATTCTTAAGTAAAAGAACAGTGGGGCATGTAACCCCAGATTGCAAAAAGGATACTTTTTTAAGCCTTTCAAATTGTTGGGAAGGGTTGGAGTAGCTCCTTCAGGATAAAGAGATTTATAGATGTATGTTAAGAAGTGctatttttcctgaaatattgTTAACTTAGGTTCTGGGAGGAGCCCTGGGTTGTAGTTCAGGTCCTGTGCCCTAGCAGCAGAATGGCCTTGGATATGGCACTTGATCTCCTTAGGACTGTTTCCTCACTTAAAAGACAAGGCAAGCCCCCAAATATCTTTGCTTCCCACTTCGAGGGTTGACTTAAGGAAGCCATCTACAAACAGTAAAGCCCTCCGCCCCCAGGAGGGACTCCTGGTAAGCAGCTCCCAGGTCTTTGCATCTGGATGGACCCTCTCTCTTCATCTCTGCTACTGACATCACTTCAGTGACCCACTGTTAGCAGTTTATGAGATGCTATTGAGATTTTCTTTGCCTTCAATGTTCTGTTGTTAATCCTCTGTGAAGCTGACTGATTTGAAGAGCTTTAAAAGTCTCAGGTTAAAGGTGCTCTGCCAGCTGTGCTATCTTAGCATGAAGGACAAAAACGTAAAAGTTAAGAAACACTAAACTATCAGAGCGCCTGTTTCTGACTTCACTATATTCACAAAGATCCAACAGCTTCTAAGAgtgagacaaaaaaataaagaaaggcaacaagggaaaacaaTACATTTATTAACAGGCATGAAAATGCATAAACTCACttataaataaatgtagtatAATTTACCCAGTGAAAAAATAGCTAAAATCCATGAGTAAACTGgatttttatctttgaaatgaTTACATATTTGATCTCTAATAATTTCCCCCTCCATCATGATCTCTTAGTAGCAGCAATTTTACATTGACTATAGAAAAAGCTGTTACCAGTGATTATCGTATGGGAGGGAAACTTttcaagaattttctttaaaaatgaaccaGTGCAAACAAATTCAGATTATGAGGGATACAGTAAGACCGGGGGCTTATCttcagaaaagtagaaaataaaaaatcccaaacattccttaagaaatgaaaaagcaaattacaTTTTGATCACTGAAAAATAACACATATGGACATTATAAAACATTCTTAACCAGTGACTgcaataattacatttataaatgttcATTCAAGTACTAGTGATCAAAAAACATTCAAAGTCTCATTAAAAGTAACACTAGGCATAGATACATGTGAACAATGCTTCTTTTgatttaacaacaaaaatcatGTCAACAGGAGACAAGTTACccttaaaatactgtatttttttttttttgtctgtaaatGATTTTCCACagtctgtatattttatttgtgaGGACCCAACGAACATCTCACAATGGCTAATTAAGAAGTCCTTTCTATAAAATGAATCTCAGTATTATAGAGATAAACATTCTAAAACACAAGTTTAGCTTAAAAATAACAGTGCAGAATCAGTTTTCTTTTGTAAGAAATTGTTAACTCCTTACCAATGTTGGTTTGCTGTTGTGCAGACTCTATCAGAACACTTCTGTGGTATTTACCAAAGAGCTATTTAATGAGCTGAAAAGATTTCATAAACTCTGGTACCACGATAGCAATGTAGAGCTTAAGTCAAAATTGCGCTGAAATCAACATCATTTCCTTCATTACTGTTGTTAATGAATCTTCCTTCAAAAAGCTCCCTCCTAATTTTGGCCTGAGTCTCAGGCTTTAATAAAAGTTCCTTTATCTGTTTCACTTTGGACTGCAGACCCATCCTCTCTCGACGCAAAGCTTCATTAATTAAGTCCCGGATTCCAATAGGTTTCTGgcctatggaaaaaaaattatataatacattttacatacaaatg is a window from the Balaenoptera musculus isolate JJ_BM4_2016_0621 chromosome 12, mBalMus1.pri.v3, whole genome shotgun sequence genome containing:
- the AKAP7 gene encoding A-kinase anchoring protein 7 isoform X5, producing the protein MGQLCCFPFSRDEEKISQKPIGIRDLINEALRRERMGLQSKVKQIKELLLKPETQAKIRRELFEGRFINNSNEGNDVDFSAILT